The following coding sequences are from one Strigops habroptila isolate Jane chromosome 18, bStrHab1.2.pri, whole genome shotgun sequence window:
- the LOC115602415 gene encoding C4b-binding protein alpha chain-like translates to MPLGATSTVRCLSNGRWHPRVPDCIPGHCSYPPVIDHMDRNPQREFPVGTTVTYFCRPGYTLLPGVSPVTTCLKNFTWTRIPKLCQKVQCPSPDIQHGREIGPRKDEYSFGHHVEFQCEPGYVLRGNQRIQCWSDGTWRPPVPYCDKVCGPPPKIANGQPTNLRTELFPYGSEVKYNCVEGLSLIGDDSVYCTSDDGVNLTWSGPAPECRVVRCPRPVVERGRMTPQSFTFPYGAAVHFSCDEGFMLHGDAESRCLADGTWHPPLPSCQPVLCPQPHVANGRLNSTLDGQMWYQANETVTFECFHGYHLSDLSSTATCLPDGNWTPLPKCKKDGDADVCEEVHYIKTVFECDVPIAEVKTLLEIQKLFLEIKKLNMELENLNK, encoded by the exons ATGCCCCTGGGTGCCACCAGCACCGTGCGGTGCCTGAGTAATGGCAGATGGCACCCACGGGTGCCCGACTGCATCCCAG GTCACTGTTCCTACCCTCCTGTCATTGACCACATGGACCGAAACCCTCAGCGCGAGTTTCCAGTCGGGACAACCGTTACCTACTTCTGCAGACCTGGATATACTTTGCTCCCTGGAGTGTCTCCAGTAACTACTTGTCTTAAAAATTTCACATGGACCAGAATCCCAAAGCTTTGCCAGA AGGTGCAGTGTCCCAGCCCGGATATCCAACATGGGAGGGAAATCGGTCCCAGGAAAGATGAATACAGCTTTGGGCACCATGTGGAATTTCAGTGCGAGCCTGGCTATGTGCTGAGGGGCAACCAGAGGATCCAGTGCTGGTCTGATGGGACATGGAGACCCCCCGTGCCATACTGCGACAAGG TCTGTGGTCCCCCCCCAAAAATCGCCAATGGGCAGCCCACCAACTTGAGAACGGAGCTGTTCCCCTATGGCTCGGAAGTGAAGTACAATTGTGTGGAGGGTCTGTCCCTCATTGGGGACGACTCCGTCTACTGCACCTCTGATGATGGCGTGAACTTGACATGGAGCGGACCTGCCCCGGAGTGCAGGG TGGTCCGGTGCCCCAGGCCCGTGGTCGAGAGGGGCAGGATGACTCCACAGAGCTTCACGTTTCCCTATGGAGCAGCCGTGCACTTCTCCTGTGACGAAGGCTTCATGCTGCATGGCGATGCCGAGAGCCGGTGCCTGGCTGATGGCACCTGGCACCctcccctgccctcctgccAGCCCG TTCTGTGTCCACAACCACACGTGGCCAATGGGAGGCTGAATAGCACTTTGGATGGTCAAATGTGGTACCAAGCAAATGAGACTGTTACATTTGAATGCTTCCACGGATACCACCTTTCAGACCTGTCTTCGACAGCCACATGCTTGCCTGATGGCAACTGGACACCGTTGCCCAAGTGT aagaaagatgGTGATGCTGATGTATGCGAAGAGGTTCATTACATTAAAACAGTCTTTGAATGCGATGTACCTATAGCAGAAGTGAAAACtctgctggaaatacaaaaGCTGTTTCTGGAGATTAAAAAACTAAACATGGAACTAGAAAACCTGAACAAGTGA
- the CD55 gene encoding complement decay-accelerating factor produces MLSGAGEGAREWSPHQKWPSPTAGDCGPPPPMTYSRPSSDEHTSSFPVGSSVMYTCIEGTIKIPGRSDSVKCLPGARWSTLPEPCSRSCTAPTRLRFAALSKVDERINFFPVGSNVSYVCRPGYENTSESSPTSTCLENLEWSEAAELCRRKSCGDPGALPGGRMVTLTDLQFGARVNVFCEDG; encoded by the exons ATGCtcagtggggctggggaaggggccaGGGAATGGAGTCCTCACCAAAAGTGGCCTTCTCCTACTGCAGGTGACTGTGGGCCTCCACCTCCCATGACTTATTCCAGGCCATCCAGTGACGAGCACACCAGCAGCTTCCCTGTTGGATCCAGCGTGATGTACACGTGCATCGAAGGCACCATCAAAATCCCTGGGAGATCAGACTCAGTGAAGTGCCTGCCCGGCGCACGGTGGTCCACACTGCCCGAGCCCTGCAGCC GGAGCTGCACTGCCCCGACAAGGCTGCGGTTTGCTGCCCTTTCCAAGGTGGATGAGAggattaatttctttcctgttggGAGCAACGTGAGCTATGTCTGCCGCCCCGGCTATGAGAACACCTCAGAAAGTTCCCCCACCAGCACTTGCCTGGAAAACCTGGAGTGGTCGgaagctgctgagctgtgcagga GGAAATCCTGTGGGGACCCAGGAGCACTGCCCGGGGGCAGGATGGTCACACTGACAGACCTGCAGTTTGGTGCCAGAGTGAACGTGTTCTGTGAAGATGGGTGA